In Mercurialis annua linkage group LG5, ddMerAnnu1.2, whole genome shotgun sequence, a single genomic region encodes these proteins:
- the LOC126683452 gene encoding 36.4 kDa proline-rich protein, with the protein MKFQFLETVAFMDQSIDLRSVDNSIKEIEKPIKGKSQNSTKEDKTSIKKERKLPTELRSIGYVIVTIRRGHGHAIIFVHSLLPKSTMANYGLFILLLNLATLLPSLACPTCPNPNPPFHPKPPYYPKPPHHQPPYIPKPPFHPKPPHHQPPYIPKPPFHPRPPHHQPPYIPKPPVVQPPPFVPKPPTVQPPPFVPKPPVVYPPTPPKPPVTPPSSPPYIPKPPVVTPPSPVKPPTPETPCPPPPPPPPVPCPPPPTKHETCPIDALKLGGCVDVLGGLIHVGIGHSAKDVCCPLLEGIVDLDAALCLCTTIKAKLLNINIFLPIALDVLVGCGKHPPPGFHCPA; encoded by the exons atgaaatttcagtttttagaAACAGTAGCATTCATGGATCAGTCTATCG ATCTACGCTCAGTAGATAATTCCATCAAGGAAATAGAAAAACCCATAAAGGGTAAGAGTCAGAACTCCACAAAGGAAGACAAAACATCcataaagaaagaaagaaaattaccAACAGAACTCAGATCT aTTGGTTATGTAATTGTGACTATAAGAAGAGGGCATGGGCATGCTATAATCTTCGTACACTCACTCCTCCCAAAATCTACAATGGCCAACTATGGTCTCTTCATTCTTCTTCTCAACTTGGCCACTTTGCTTCCTTCTCTTGCTTGCCCTACCTGTCCAAACCCAAACCCACCATTTCACCCAAAACCACCGTATTATCCAAAACCACCTCATCATCAACCTCCCTATATACCAAAACCACCATTTCACCCCAAACCACCTCATCATCAACCTCCCTATATACCAAAACCACCGTTTCACCCAAGACCACCTCATCATCAACCTCCATATATACCAAAACCACCGGTAGTGCAGCCACCACCCTTTGTACCAAAACCCCCAACAGTGCAGCCACCACCTTTTGTACCAAAACCACCCGTCGTTTACCCACCAACACCTCCAAAGCCGCCTGTTACGCCGCCGTCTTCACCCCCATATATTCCTAAACCTCCTGTAGTAACTCCACCATCGCCTGTAAAGCCACCAACACCAGAAACTCCATGTCCTCcccctcctcctcctcctccggtGCCATGTCCGCCTCCACCCACAAAGCATGAAACTTGCCCCATTGATGCTCTCAAGTTAGGAGGGTGTGTTGATGTGCTTGGTGGACTGATCCACGTTGGTATTGGACACAGTGCTAAGGATGTTTGTTGTCCATTGCTTGAAGGAATCGTGGACCTGGATGCAGCTTTATGTCTTTGTACTACCATTAAAGCTAagcttttaaatattaatatttttctacctATTGCTCTTGATGTTCTTGTCGGTTGTGGCAAGCACCCACCTCCTGGATTTCACTGTCCTGCATAA